The Deinococcus aerolatus DNA window CGCGGGCCAGCAGCGTGAGGTGAAAGATGCCCTTCTCGCCGCTGACGCCGGGTTTCTTGTCACGCCGCGTGCCCATGCCCGGCACCACGTAGGCCTCGTAGCCCAGAATGGGCTTGACCTGCGCGGCCTGCGCGTAGTTGTAGAAATGCACCGCGCCGTGCATGTTGCCGTGATCGGTCATGGCGCACGCGGCGTCCTGGCCCTCCGGCGTGACCTCTTTCACCCACTTCAGAAGGTCCTTGAGCTTGGCGGCGCCGTCCAGCAGGCTGTATTGCGTGTGCTGGTGCAGATGTGCGAACCGGCCGCTGTACTGGGTGGGCGCGCAGCACGAGCCGTCCGGCAGATGAATATGGGACTTAGTGGGATCGGCGGGCGCGGTCATGGCTCAAGGATAGGCCGGGGCGGGGTGCGGTGTCCGTGACCCTGGGGGTTGACGGCCCGATACAGGCCGGGCCTGGAATGCTTAAACTCCACCATGACCGTCCGCCCCTCTGGCATCCGCCCCGCTACCCCCGCCGACGCCCCGGCCATCGCCCGCATTCACGTCGCCAGCTGGCGTGAAACCTACGCGGGCCTGATGCCGGACGACTTTCTGGACCGGATGACAGGCGAGGACATGCGGGAGCGGCGCGAGGTGAGCTGGGGGCGCACCATCATCCGGAGGCTGGAAACCGTACTGGTGGCTGAGCTGGATGGAACGGTGGTGGCCTTCGCCTCTGCTGGTCCGGCCCGTGACCATCCCGGTTTTGAAGCCGAATTGATGACGCTGTACGCGCTGAAATCCGTTCAGGGGCGGGGGCTGGGGCGGGCACTGTTCGGGGAAGTTGTGCAGACGCTCAGGGCAGACGGCATGCAGAATCTGGCGCTGTGGGTGCTGGACACCAACCCCACACGGGCGTGGTATCTGCGCCAGGGCGGACGCGAGGCGGGCGAGAAGCTGGACGGGGCGCTGCGCGAGGTGCGGGTGGTCTGGGACCGGCTGCCCGATGGTGGCCTGCCGTGAGGCCCTGGGCACCCCAGTGGGGCGGGCCGCCCCGCCGTATGACGGTCTGGCCAGGATTGCCCGCTATACTGTCCCATCTTCAAACCAACAGGACGCCGTGAACCCCACGGTTTATGGGCGTCGACAGGGGGATTGCCATGGGAATTGATCGTCGTAAGTTTTTGAAGGGAGCGGCCGTAACTGCTGCGGCCAGCACCGTCTTCTCGCCGCACAGCTTTGCCCAGACTGGCAACGTGCGCTGGAAATGCGCCACGAGCTGGCCCAAGAGCCTGGACGTGCTGTTCGGCGGCGCCCAGATGATCGCCGACCGCGTCAGCGCCATGACCGACGGCAAGTTCACCATCCGCGCCTATGAGGCGGGCGAACTGGTGCCGGGCCTGCAGGTGCTGGACGCCGTGCAGCAGGGCACCGTGGAGTGCGGCCATAGCGCCGGGTACTACTACGTGGGCAAGAACCCCACCCTGGGCTTTGCCACCGGCGTTCCCTTCGGCCTGACCGCCTCCGAGCAGAATGCCTGGCTGTACAGCGCGGGCGGCCTGGAACTGATCCGCGAGGTCTACGATGATTTCGGGATCATCAACTTCCCGGCGGGCAACACCACCGCGCAGATGGGCGGCTGGTTCAAGAAGGAAGTCAAGACAGCCGCAGACTTCAAGGGTCTCAAAATGCGCATTCCCGGGATCGGCGGTCAGGTTATGGCCAAGCTGGGCGTGAATGTGCAGGTGTTGCCTGGCGGTGAGATCTACCTGGCACTGGACCGTGGAGCCATCGACGCCGCCGAGTGGGTGGGTCCGCATGACGACGAGAAGTTGGGTCTGCAAAAAGCTGCCAAGTTCTACTACTACCCCGGCTGGTGGGAACCCGGCGCCACCTTTGACATGATGGTGGGCAAGAAGGCCTACGCCGCGCTGCCCAAGGCCTACAAGGAAATCCTGGCCAGCGCCTGCGCCGAGGCCAACCTAGCCGTGGCCGCCGATTACGACGCCAAGAACCAGGCCGCGCTGCAGCGCCTGAAGAAGGGCGGCACCCAACTGCGCCGCTATTCCAACGACATCCTTAAGGCAGGCAGCAAGGCCGCGCAGGAACTGCATGCCGAAAACTCGGCCAAGAACGCTGGCTACAAGAAGGTATACACGCCCTGGGATTCCTTCCGCCGCAGCATTCATTCCTGGCATCAGGTCAATGAGAAGCCGCTGATGGACTTCACCGGCTGAACGAGCCCTGGATGCGAAGGGTGCCCGTACTGTTTTAGTACGGGCACCCTCTCTGTTTTGGTGACGGCAGGGGGCGAGGGAGGTAATCCCCACCCCCGTGGTGGTTACGGTCCTGCGGCGCGCAATCCCGTCAGGCCGGGGAAGGCCACACAGAGGGCCAGCACGAACAGCTGAATAAAGATGAACGGGATGACCCCCCGGTAGATGTCGCTGGTCGCCAGCTGTTTGCCCGCGATGCCACGCAGGTAGAACAGCGAGAACCCGAAGGGAGGGGTCAGGAAGCTGGTCTGGAGATTGATGCCCAGCAGAATGCCGTACCAGATCATATCGACACCCAGCTCGCGCGCGACAGGCGCAAAAATAGGCAGCAGGATAAAGGCGATCTCGAAGAAATCCAGGAAGAAGCCCAGGATGAAAATGGCCAGGTTGGTCAGAATCAGGAAGCCCAGCACCCCGCCCGGCAGGTTGGCCAGGATGTTCTGCATGAACAGGTCGCCGTCCAGCGCCCGGAACACCAGCGAGAACGAGGTGGAGCCGATCAGGATGAAAATCACGAAGGTGGTCAGCCGGGCGGTGGAGAGGGTCACCTCCCATAGTCCGCCGCGCGTCATCTTGCGGTTGGCAATGGCCAGCAGCACCGCGCCCAGCGCCCCGACCGCCCCGGCCTCGGTGGCGGTGGCCAGGCCGAAGAAGATCGAGCCCAGCACCGCAAAAATCAGCAGCAGCGGCGGAATCATGGCCCGCAGCACCTGCAGGGCCATCGCCGAAGGCCGGATGTTCAGCTCGGCGGCGGGCATGGCCGGGGCGAGATTGGGACTCAGGGCCGAGCGCACGATCACGTAGGCGACATAGAGGGCCGCCAGCATCAGGCCCGGCACCAGCGATCCCAGGAACAGGTCGCCCACCGACACACCCAGTTCGCTGCCCAGCACCACCAGCACCACGCTGGGAGGGATGACCTGCCCCAGCGTCCCGGACGCTGCAATCACGCCGCTGGCCAGCCCCTTGTCGTAGCCGTAGCGCAGCATGATCGGCAGGCTGATCAGTCCCATTGTGACCACTGTGGCGGCCACCACGCCGGTGGTTGCGGCCAGCAGCAGGCCCACCAGCACCACGGCCACCGCAATGCCGCCGCGCAGGCGCCCGAACAGCAGCCCCGCCGTCCGCAGCAGGTCCTCGGCCAGTCCGCTCTTGCCCAGGATGCCGCCCATGAACACGAAATACGGAATGGCCAGCAACGTGAAGTTGCTCATGGTCCCGAAGACACGGTCCGGAATGGCCCGCAGCAGCAGCGTATCGAACTGGCCTGTACTCAGACCGATCAGGCCAAAGATGATTGCGGTTCCGGCCAGCGAGAAGGCCACTGGGAAACCGCTGAAGATGAGGATAAACGCGCCCAGAAACATCCACAGCCCAATCGCTTCCATTACTTCTTCCTCAGGTCGTCGTTCATTTTGCGTTCGGCCTCGTCGGGAAGGCCCACCAGCAACCCATCCAGCCCGGCGCGGTCCAGGTGGACTTCAGCGGCCAGGGCAGCCACCTCGTCCAGCTCATCCTGGGTGCGGTACTCGTAGTGGCCGGTCAGGGCGCCCGCCGCCTTGATCGCCTCGCTGATGCCCTGAATAAACAGCAGCACGAAACCGATGGGCAGCAATAGCTTGATTGGCCAGCGCAGCAACCCACCCGGATCAGAACTGCCCTCCTGAATGCCGTAACTCAGCTGGAACCACGGAATCGCCACCCACAGCACGATCACGCAGAACGGCAGCAGGAACAGCACGGTGCCGATCAGGTTAATCAGCGCCCGGCGTCTGGGGGCCAGCCGTCCGTACAGCACGTCCACCCGCACATGCTCGTCCACGCTCAGCACGTACGCGCCGCCCAACAGAAAGATCACGCTGAACAGGTACCACTGCAGTTCCAGCAGGGAATTGCTGCTGAAGGCGGTGCCCAGATAGCGGTCGGCAAAACGTCCGAAGACGTTAAAGAGGCCCACGCCGATCATCAGCAGGGTAACCCCGCCGATCACGACTCCCAGCCAGGATGAAAAACGGTCTATTGCGCGCGCAAGTCCCAGCAGAGCTGGCATTCCCACCCCTTTTGAACGATTCGCCTGCACTTTGCATTGCACGGTGAAACCGCTCCCTTAGAATTTGTTTACTTGCGGAGTATACGTGTCCTGGCGCGGCTAGCGTTTGCGGCCCTGGCGGCCGGCCCGCCAGACGGCCCACATCAGCAGGGGCTGCAGCGGCAACCGGGCCCAGGCCACCCACGCGGGCACACCAAACTTCTGCGGCTCCTGCGCCATGTAGACGTTGGCGGGGAAGACGGCCAGCAGCAGAACCAGCAGCCCCCAGCGTGCGGCTGGCCGGGTGGCCGGGTGCAGCAGCCCCAGCCCGCCGGCCAGTTCTGCCGCGCCGCTGATCAGGGTAGCCGCCTGGGCGGGCATAGGCAGGCCCGGCGGCACGATGCGGTCAAAGAACTGCGGCGCGACAAAATGCGTGAGGCCTGCGGCGACGAACACGGCCGCCAGCGCCAGCACGCCGGGGGTGGGACGGGGAGATTCGAACATGTTCCACTGTAGCGGCACGGGCGCAGCAGACGGGGCCAGGAGATTTCGCCTCCTGGCCCCATGTTGAACGTCTCTGTGTGGCTCTGATTGTTAGCCCTGCTTGGTGGCCGGCACCGAACGTGCCTCTTCGACGTCCTTCTTCTCTTTCAGGCCGTCGTGCTCATTGTTGCGGGCTGCGTTGGCCTCGCGGTCGTTGTTGCCCTTGAAAGAGGGTTTGCGATCATGTTCGATCTCGTGCACCTCTTTCTTGTTGCGGTCGTACTCCTCGGGCAGGCTGGTGTGGCCACTGTTCTTGTCGTCTTTGTCTGGCATGCCGGTAGCCTGTCATCTCCGCGTCCGGGCAGGGACAGGAGAAGCTCAAGCCCCATTTAGAGATGAAGGTGGGCTCAAGCCCTCATAGCCTGGGCAGCGTCACGCCGCGCTGGCCCTGGTACTTGCCCTTGCGGTCCCCGTAGGTTACTTCAGGACGCTCGCCCTCGAAAAACAGCAGCTGGACGCAGCCCTCAAAGGCGTACATCTTGGCGGGCAGCGGCGTGGTGTTGGAGAATTCCAGCGTGACGTGGCCTTCCCAGCCGGGCTCCAGCGGCGTGACGTTCGCCACAAGGCCGCAGCGTGCGTAGGTCGATTTGCCCAGCGCCACCACCATCACCGTGTCGGGAATTTTCAGGTATTCCAGGCTGCGGGCCAGGGCAAAGGAGTTGGGCGGAATGATGATCTCGTTGGCGGTGATGTCCACGAAGCTGCGCTCGTCGAAGTGCTTGGGATCAACGATGGCGCTGTTGACGTTGGTAAAGATCTTCCACTCGTCGGCGCAGCGCAGGTCGTAGCCGAAGCTGCTCAGGCCGTAGCTGATCACCTGCTGGTTCTCGGCGGTGCGGACCAGCCGGTCCTCAAAGGGGTCGATCATGCCCGCATGGGCCAGTTCACGGATACGCCAGTCGGGCAGAATGCTCACGCCCGCCATGCTACGGCAAACCGGCGTGCCTCAGGCTTGTGGGAGGGCCGCGGCTGTTCCACTTCACCGCAGCGCACATCTGGAAGGTCCTGACCCAGCGTGACCTCCGTCCGCCGCCCTGGGTGCGCCTCCCACAGCGTGGAGGACGGGTGAGGAACCCGCGTGGCCCGGCTCCATCGGCAGTTGACCCCCCGCGCCCGCCGCCGTTATACTTCTGTCCGCCGCGCCGTGAGGCCGGAACAACCGTAGGGATATGGTG harbors:
- a CDS encoding TRAP transporter substrate-binding protein; the encoded protein is MGIDRRKFLKGAAVTAAASTVFSPHSFAQTGNVRWKCATSWPKSLDVLFGGAQMIADRVSAMTDGKFTIRAYEAGELVPGLQVLDAVQQGTVECGHSAGYYYVGKNPTLGFATGVPFGLTASEQNAWLYSAGGLELIREVYDDFGIINFPAGNTTAQMGGWFKKEVKTAADFKGLKMRIPGIGGQVMAKLGVNVQVLPGGEIYLALDRGAIDAAEWVGPHDDEKLGLQKAAKFYYYPGWWEPGATFDMMVGKKAYAALPKAYKEILASACAEANLAVAADYDAKNQAALQRLKKGGTQLRRYSNDILKAGSKAAQELHAENSAKNAGYKKVYTPWDSFRRSIHSWHQVNEKPLMDFTG
- a CDS encoding DoxX family protein; this translates as MFESPRPTPGVLALAAVFVAAGLTHFVAPQFFDRIVPPGLPMPAQAATLISGAAELAGGLGLLHPATRPAARWGLLVLLLAVFPANVYMAQEPQKFGVPAWVAWARLPLQPLLMWAVWRAGRQGRKR
- a CDS encoding GNAT family N-acetyltransferase translates to MTVRPSGIRPATPADAPAIARIHVASWRETYAGLMPDDFLDRMTGEDMRERREVSWGRTIIRRLETVLVAELDGTVVAFASAGPARDHPGFEAELMTLYALKSVQGRGLGRALFGEVVQTLRADGMQNLALWVLDTNPTRAWYLRQGGREAGEKLDGALREVRVVWDRLPDGGLP
- a CDS encoding TRAP transporter large permease; the protein is MEAIGLWMFLGAFILIFSGFPVAFSLAGTAIIFGLIGLSTGQFDTLLLRAIPDRVFGTMSNFTLLAIPYFVFMGGILGKSGLAEDLLRTAGLLFGRLRGGIAVAVVLVGLLLAATTGVVAATVVTMGLISLPIMLRYGYDKGLASGVIAASGTLGQVIPPSVVLVVLGSELGVSVGDLFLGSLVPGLMLAALYVAYVIVRSALSPNLAPAMPAAELNIRPSAMALQVLRAMIPPLLLIFAVLGSIFFGLATATEAGAVGALGAVLLAIANRKMTRGGLWEVTLSTARLTTFVIFILIGSTSFSLVFRALDGDLFMQNILANLPGGVLGFLILTNLAIFILGFFLDFFEIAFILLPIFAPVARELGVDMIWYGILLGINLQTSFLTPPFGFSLFYLRGIAGKQLATSDIYRGVIPFIFIQLFVLALCVAFPGLTGLRAAGP
- a CDS encoding TRAP transporter small permease subunit, coding for MIGGVTLLMIGVGLFNVFGRFADRYLGTAFSSNSLLELQWYLFSVIFLLGGAYVLSVDEHVRVDVLYGRLAPRRRALINLIGTVLFLLPFCVIVLWVAIPWFQLSYGIQEGSSDPGGLLRWPIKLLLPIGFVLLFIQGISEAIKAAGALTGHYEYRTQDELDEVAALAAEVHLDRAGLDGLLVGLPDEAERKMNDDLRKK
- the dcd gene encoding dCTP deaminase translates to MSILPDWRIRELAHAGMIDPFEDRLVRTAENQQVISYGLSSFGYDLRCADEWKIFTNVNSAIVDPKHFDERSFVDITANEIIIPPNSFALARSLEYLKIPDTVMVVALGKSTYARCGLVANVTPLEPGWEGHVTLEFSNTTPLPAKMYAFEGCVQLLFFEGERPEVTYGDRKGKYQGQRGVTLPRL